Proteins from a genomic interval of Luteibacter pinisoli:
- a CDS encoding TonB-dependent receptor: MNDASTRASLRISGEAVLKPNAAFSARTRLFVAVIAILGAAHAQAQSTTGTITGQAPVDAGESVLIQGDSGLAREVTVDDKGRYAAGQLPLGTYTVTLKKSGAEVQKRSGVTLRVGASVDVSFTAAPVQSLDSVTVSQNITPPIDVAAVDSRSVITADQLAKLPLARNADEVARLAPGVVLNSGGYTGPTGQRINSFGGSAASENAYYINGYNVTDPQRGMGGISLPYGAIDQQEIYTGGYSAQYGRSDGGVINQVGKRGTNDWHYGAQILWEPAFARADSVNTFYTNGLTASPVAGSLYKPNRENRDWVTTVSTYVGGPLIKDKLFFFLAGEFEREQGTTHNAVDNVSPDVHYRYDSPRWYGKIDWNITDNNILEVTSASSKRETQGSIYDYDYSALQRGERIGTADNTKTGGDLWSAKYTGYITDNLTISALYGKMKLDQYDQPGDYDGSLTYADGLINQNPALNGGSPIGNNQTVQTIINPGRSTRSTNTRIDITYTLGDHTLSAGMDNQVTRAIDQGSTASGDGYYWTYGQADPNIPISTGLNVPAPGGFPNGQEGYYVVRHVASSLASVRATQRAQYVEDKWQVSDQWLLSLGLRNDQFENFNRDGDSYVSQHRPQWAPRLGFSWDVNGDASFKVFGNAGRYYLGLPLNPGLNAAGAALSTSQYFTYGGIDSQGLPTGLTAFSAPVSSNNYYGILPDARTVTAKNLKSEYQDEFILGFQKTLGADWVYGAKATQRILRSAIDDYCDVDRITAKAASLGYDVTSTNSCYLFNPGRANTFNLIDASGNVVNVPLSNEELGFQGLKRRYYSLEGFFEHPFDGSWYAKLDYVFSRSYGNTEGQLRSDLQQTAASTSEDWDNSYIMEHTNGVTNNDHRHQIKLYGYYQLTSEWLVSANLSLVSGSPKICLGYYGPDLSDPGKYGGSYHYCNGQPSPPGSQGRLPWIRQLDIGTTYRPTFADGKLAFTASVFNVANEQRPLNIYPYSQTDPGVADPQYGQAQVRQLPRYVRFGVSYDF; this comes from the coding sequence ATGAACGATGCATCCACCCGCGCCTCACTCCGAATATCAGGGGAAGCTGTTTTGAAGCCTAATGCCGCATTTTCTGCCCGCACCCGCCTGTTCGTCGCGGTGATCGCGATCCTTGGGGCTGCCCACGCGCAGGCCCAGTCCACCACGGGCACCATCACCGGCCAGGCCCCTGTCGATGCGGGCGAAAGCGTGCTCATCCAGGGCGATTCGGGCCTGGCGCGCGAGGTCACCGTCGATGACAAGGGGCGCTACGCCGCAGGCCAGCTACCCCTGGGCACGTACACCGTCACCCTGAAAAAGAGCGGCGCGGAGGTCCAGAAGCGCAGCGGCGTCACCCTGCGCGTCGGCGCCTCGGTCGATGTGTCGTTTACCGCCGCCCCGGTCCAGAGCCTTGACTCCGTCACGGTCTCGCAGAACATCACGCCGCCGATCGATGTCGCCGCCGTGGACTCCCGCAGTGTCATCACGGCCGACCAGCTGGCAAAGCTCCCGCTCGCGCGCAACGCGGATGAAGTCGCCCGGCTTGCCCCCGGCGTGGTGCTGAACAGCGGCGGATACACCGGCCCGACCGGCCAGCGCATCAACAGCTTTGGCGGATCCGCGGCGAGCGAGAACGCGTATTACATCAACGGCTACAACGTGACGGACCCCCAGCGCGGCATGGGCGGCATCTCCCTGCCCTATGGCGCCATCGACCAGCAGGAGATCTATACGGGCGGATACAGCGCCCAGTACGGCCGCTCCGATGGCGGCGTCATCAACCAGGTGGGCAAGCGCGGCACCAACGACTGGCATTACGGCGCGCAGATCCTCTGGGAACCCGCCTTTGCGCGGGCGGATTCGGTCAACACGTTCTACACCAACGGCCTGACCGCCTCGCCTGTCGCCGGGTCCCTGTACAAGCCCAACCGCGAGAACCGGGACTGGGTGACCACGGTCAGCACCTACGTCGGCGGCCCGCTGATCAAGGACAAGCTGTTCTTCTTCCTCGCCGGGGAGTTCGAGCGCGAACAGGGCACGACGCATAACGCGGTGGATAACGTCAGCCCGGACGTTCACTACCGCTACGACTCCCCGCGCTGGTACGGCAAGATCGACTGGAACATCACGGACAACAACATCCTGGAAGTCACCAGCGCCTCGAGCAAGCGCGAAACCCAGGGCAGCATCTACGACTACGATTACAGCGCCCTGCAGCGCGGCGAGCGCATCGGTACGGCCGACAACACCAAGACCGGCGGCGACCTGTGGTCAGCCAAATACACCGGCTACATCACCGACAACCTCACCATCTCTGCCCTGTACGGCAAGATGAAGCTCGACCAGTACGACCAGCCGGGTGACTATGATGGCTCGCTCACCTACGCGGACGGCCTCATCAACCAGAATCCCGCGCTCAACGGTGGTTCGCCGATCGGCAACAACCAGACGGTCCAGACCATCATCAACCCCGGCCGTAGCACGCGAAGCACGAACACGCGCATCGATATCACCTACACCCTGGGCGACCACACGCTAAGCGCGGGTATGGATAACCAGGTGACGCGGGCCATCGACCAGGGCTCTACCGCATCGGGTGATGGCTACTACTGGACGTACGGCCAGGCGGATCCGAACATTCCCATTTCCACCGGGCTGAACGTCCCGGCGCCCGGCGGCTTCCCGAATGGCCAGGAAGGCTATTACGTGGTTCGCCATGTGGCGAGCTCACTGGCCAGCGTCCGCGCCACGCAGCGTGCGCAGTACGTCGAGGACAAGTGGCAGGTCAGCGATCAGTGGCTGTTGTCACTCGGCCTGCGCAATGACCAGTTCGAAAACTTCAACCGCGATGGCGATTCGTATGTCAGCCAGCATCGCCCCCAGTGGGCGCCACGCCTCGGCTTCAGCTGGGATGTGAATGGCGATGCGAGCTTCAAGGTGTTCGGCAATGCGGGGCGTTACTACCTTGGCCTGCCCCTGAATCCCGGCCTCAATGCCGCCGGCGCCGCACTCAGCACCTCGCAGTACTTCACGTACGGCGGTATCGACTCGCAGGGCCTGCCCACCGGCCTCACGGCGTTTTCGGCACCCGTTTCCTCGAACAACTACTACGGCATCCTGCCCGATGCGCGTACCGTCACCGCCAAGAACCTGAAGTCCGAGTACCAGGACGAGTTCATCCTTGGCTTCCAGAAGACCCTCGGCGCCGACTGGGTGTACGGCGCCAAAGCCACGCAACGCATCCTGCGCAGCGCCATCGACGACTATTGCGACGTCGATCGCATCACGGCCAAGGCGGCGTCGCTCGGTTACGACGTGACCTCGACGAACAGCTGCTACCTGTTCAACCCGGGTCGCGCGAACACCTTCAACCTGATCGACGCAAGCGGTAACGTGGTGAACGTGCCGCTGAGCAACGAAGAACTGGGATTCCAGGGGCTGAAGCGCCGCTACTACTCGCTGGAGGGCTTCTTCGAGCATCCGTTCGACGGCAGCTGGTACGCGAAGCTGGACTACGTGTTCTCGCGCAGCTACGGCAACACCGAGGGCCAGCTGCGCTCCGACCTGCAGCAGACGGCCGCTTCCACCAGTGAAGACTGGGACAACAGCTACATCATGGAGCACACCAACGGGGTCACCAATAACGACCACCGCCATCAGATCAAGCTCTATGGTTACTACCAGCTCACCTCCGAATGGCTGGTCTCGGCCAACCTCAGCCTCGTCTCCGGCTCGCCGAAGATCTGCCTGGGCTACTACGGCCCGGACCTCTCCGACCCGGGCAAATACGGTGGCTCGTACCACTACTGCAACGGCCAGCCGTCGCCGCCGGGGTCGCAGGGACGCCTGCCGTGGATCCGCCAGCTCGACATCGGCACGACGTATCGCCCGACCTTTGCCGACGGCAAGCTCGCCTTCACCGCGAGCGTGTTCAACGTGGCCAATGAGCAGCGCCCGTTGAATATCTACCCGTACTCGCAGACGGACCCCGGCGTCGCCGACCCGCAATACGGGCAGGCGCAGGTCAGGCAGTTGCCGCGTTACGTGCGGTTCGGGGTGAGCTACGACTTCTGA
- a CDS encoding TraR/DksA family transcriptional regulator, whose product MSSQTLDAAFIAQQKARLVELRRQLVSVGNAAGSDEQAWQTAAGGEPQDEGDDGERFAQQEVDEAVLKHSEDRVAAVDRALEKIEEGTYGLSDESDEPIPRARLEAVPETIYTVEESEARERNARRGL is encoded by the coding sequence ATGTCCAGCCAAACCCTAGACGCCGCGTTCATCGCCCAACAGAAGGCGCGTCTGGTCGAGCTTCGCCGCCAGCTTGTGTCCGTCGGCAATGCCGCGGGGTCCGATGAGCAGGCCTGGCAGACCGCCGCCGGCGGCGAGCCGCAGGACGAGGGCGACGACGGCGAGCGCTTCGCCCAGCAGGAAGTAGACGAGGCCGTGCTCAAGCACAGCGAAGATCGCGTTGCCGCTGTCGATCGCGCGCTCGAGAAGATCGAAGAAGGCACCTACGGCCTCTCCGATGAAAGCGACGAGCCCATCCCCCGCGCGCGCCTGGAAGCCGTTCCGGAGACCATCTATACGGTCGAGGAATCCGAAGCCCGCGAGCGCAACGCTCGCCGCGGCCTGTAA
- the selA gene encoding L-seryl-tRNA(Sec) selenium transferase, translating to MDMADSDTSALRRLPAVATVLAAPEAAALLEAHGRVATTEAIRGALDAARSALRGGATTAVEPADIVHEARQRLDAQPAALRPVFNLTGTVLHTNLGRALLAEAAIDAAVDAMRHPVALEFDLDEGGRGERDDHVRDLLRELTGAEDATVVNNNAAAVLLCLNTFALGRGAVISRGELIEIGGAFRMPDIMARAGADMVEVGTTNRTHAADYRHAIDAHTGLVMKVHTSNYRIQGFTAEVDARELVAIANAGGVPLLNDLGSGSLVDLSAYGVAREATVRQAVQEGAHLVTFSGDKLLGGPQAGFIVGTRESIGAINRNPLKRALRVDKIRLAAIEATLRLYRDPDRLGERLPTLRFLGRTRDAISAQAHRLREGVAACIGNAFGVDVGECASQVGSGALPLDTLPSAALMIRPHGSQRTLEALATAWRALPRPVIGRITEGALQLDLRCLDEADEPAFLANLAAGNA from the coding sequence ATGGATATGGCCGATTCCGACACGAGCGCCCTGCGCCGCCTGCCCGCCGTGGCTACCGTGCTGGCCGCGCCGGAAGCGGCGGCGCTGCTTGAGGCCCATGGCCGTGTCGCCACCACGGAAGCCATCCGCGGCGCGCTGGACGCAGCCCGTTCCGCATTGCGCGGCGGTGCCACAACGGCGGTCGAGCCCGCCGACATCGTCCATGAGGCCCGCCAGCGGCTGGACGCCCAACCCGCCGCGCTGCGGCCGGTGTTCAACCTTACCGGTACCGTCCTGCATACGAACCTGGGCCGCGCCTTGCTGGCCGAAGCGGCGATCGACGCGGCCGTGGATGCCATGCGCCATCCCGTGGCCCTCGAATTCGACCTCGACGAAGGCGGCCGTGGCGAACGCGACGACCACGTGCGCGATCTGCTGCGCGAACTCACCGGCGCCGAAGACGCCACCGTGGTGAACAACAATGCGGCAGCCGTCCTGCTTTGCCTGAATACCTTCGCCCTGGGTCGCGGCGCCGTCATTTCGCGCGGCGAACTCATCGAAATCGGCGGCGCGTTCCGCATGCCTGACATCATGGCGCGCGCTGGCGCCGACATGGTGGAAGTCGGCACGACCAACCGCACGCATGCCGCGGATTACCGCCATGCCATCGACGCGCACACCGGTCTCGTGATGAAGGTGCACACGTCGAACTACCGTATCCAGGGCTTCACGGCCGAGGTCGATGCGCGGGAACTGGTCGCCATCGCCAACGCCGGCGGCGTGCCCCTGCTCAACGACCTGGGCTCAGGCAGCCTGGTCGATCTCTCGGCCTATGGCGTGGCGCGCGAGGCCACGGTGCGCCAGGCCGTGCAGGAAGGCGCGCACCTGGTCACGTTCTCCGGCGACAAACTGCTCGGCGGCCCGCAGGCCGGTTTCATCGTCGGCACGCGCGAGTCCATCGGCGCGATCAACCGCAATCCGCTGAAGCGCGCGTTGCGCGTGGACAAGATCCGCCTTGCGGCGATCGAAGCGACGCTGCGCCTCTATCGCGACCCGGACCGTCTCGGCGAGCGGCTACCCACGCTGCGTTTCCTCGGCCGCACGCGCGACGCGATCAGTGCACAGGCGCATCGTCTTCGCGAGGGCGTGGCGGCGTGCATCGGGAATGCCTTCGGGGTCGACGTCGGCGAATGCGCGAGCCAGGTGGGCTCCGGGGCGCTGCCCCTGGATACCCTGCCCAGTGCCGCGCTGATGATTCGCCCGCACGGCAGCCAACGCACGCTGGAGGCCCTCGCCACCGCCTGGCGCGCGCTACCTCGCCCGGTGATCGGCCGCATCACCGAGGGCGCCTTGCAGCTGGACCTGCGCTGCCTCGACGAGGCGGACGAGCCCGCCTTCCTCGCCAACCTGGCCGCCGGCAACGCATGA
- the selB gene encoding selenocysteine-specific translation elongation factor has product MIVGTAGHIDHGKTSLVRALTGVPGDRLKEEKARGITIDLGFAYLPLPDGPTLGFIDVPGHEKFVRTMVAGASGIDVALLVVAADDGVMPQTREHLAILDLLGIERGIVALTKADAVGPDRIADVAAQVREMVEGTTLAEAEILPVSAVTGLGMDALHAKLAAEAWTRHAHHDNDRFRLAVDRVFTLPGIGLVVTGTVLSGAIQVKDAVVISPSGLPARVRSIHAQDQDAEEGCAGDRVALNLAGPDITKDAIHRGDMVVDPFLHAPTDRIDARLRLLPGEPRAITSWFPARLHHASADVGARVVLLDGEQLRPGDVADVQLVLDRPIAAAALDRFVLRDTTAQRTVGGGFFIDLRAPARQRRTPQRLAEREALSQPDPTDSLRGLLDTPPFARDLEAFARDRALAAGAVDRAVAPLSPVLFNAGDGRTALSPLRWQQFVEALAEALAAFHGEHPDLQGLPRETLRRAILPRLPAAAFVQALQHPDVAARVVRDGAFLRLASHTPTATPEDEAAWQLIAPLLGGDERFRPPRVRDIAALLGRPENEIRQRLKSAARRGLADQVAHDHFFLRPVMHEMVLIAADIAAHAPDGRFTAAEFRDRLDNGRKVAIQILECFDRQGVMLNRGTRRSLRADYLDLYGREASPVGRPDFKSG; this is encoded by the coding sequence ATGATCGTTGGCACGGCGGGGCACATCGACCACGGCAAGACCTCGCTGGTGAGAGCGCTCACCGGCGTCCCTGGCGACCGCCTGAAAGAAGAGAAAGCCCGCGGCATCACCATCGACCTGGGCTTTGCCTACCTCCCGCTTCCCGATGGCCCCACGCTGGGATTCATCGACGTACCCGGCCACGAAAAGTTCGTCCGCACCATGGTGGCCGGTGCCAGTGGCATCGACGTCGCCCTGCTTGTTGTCGCCGCGGACGACGGGGTCATGCCGCAGACCCGCGAGCACCTGGCGATCCTCGACCTGCTTGGCATTGAACGTGGCATCGTCGCGCTGACCAAGGCCGACGCCGTAGGCCCCGACCGAATCGCCGACGTGGCCGCACAGGTACGCGAGATGGTTGAGGGCACCACCCTCGCCGAGGCCGAGATCCTGCCGGTGTCGGCGGTGACCGGACTCGGCATGGACGCCCTCCACGCGAAGCTGGCGGCGGAAGCCTGGACGCGCCACGCCCATCACGACAACGACCGTTTCCGGCTGGCGGTCGACCGCGTGTTTACGCTGCCGGGCATCGGCCTGGTGGTGACGGGTACCGTGCTGTCCGGGGCCATCCAGGTGAAGGATGCGGTGGTCATCAGTCCATCGGGCCTGCCAGCGCGCGTGCGCTCCATCCACGCGCAGGACCAGGACGCCGAAGAAGGGTGCGCCGGCGATCGCGTGGCCCTGAACCTGGCCGGCCCCGACATCACGAAGGATGCGATCCACCGCGGCGACATGGTGGTCGATCCCTTCCTGCACGCCCCCACGGATCGCATCGACGCACGCTTGCGTCTCCTTCCCGGTGAGCCACGCGCGATCACCTCGTGGTTCCCTGCCCGCCTGCACCATGCGTCGGCCGACGTGGGCGCGCGCGTGGTGCTGCTTGACGGCGAGCAGCTCAGACCCGGCGACGTGGCCGACGTGCAGCTCGTCCTCGACCGCCCGATCGCCGCCGCGGCACTGGACCGGTTCGTACTGCGTGATACCACCGCACAGCGCACGGTAGGCGGTGGTTTTTTCATCGACCTGCGCGCACCCGCGCGGCAGCGACGGACGCCGCAACGCCTTGCCGAACGCGAGGCGCTCTCGCAGCCCGACCCGACGGACAGCCTGCGCGGCCTGCTCGACACGCCGCCGTTCGCGCGCGATCTCGAGGCCTTTGCACGCGACCGCGCACTCGCCGCCGGCGCCGTCGACCGTGCGGTAGCGCCGCTGTCGCCCGTCCTGTTCAACGCAGGCGATGGGCGCACCGCACTCAGTCCCCTGCGCTGGCAGCAGTTTGTCGAGGCGCTCGCCGAGGCGCTGGCCGCGTTCCACGGTGAGCACCCCGATCTCCAGGGATTGCCACGGGAAACGCTACGCCGGGCGATCCTGCCGCGCCTCCCGGCCGCGGCGTTCGTCCAGGCGCTGCAGCATCCTGATGTCGCGGCCCGCGTCGTACGCGATGGTGCATTTCTTCGTCTTGCCAGCCATACGCCCACGGCCACGCCGGAAGACGAGGCGGCTTGGCAGCTCATTGCTCCCCTGCTGGGGGGCGACGAGCGCTTCCGTCCGCCACGCGTTCGCGATATCGCCGCGCTGCTAGGCCGCCCCGAGAACGAGATTCGCCAGCGCCTGAAATCGGCTGCCCGTCGCGGCCTGGCCGACCAGGTGGCGCACGATCATTTCTTCTTGCGTCCGGTGATGCACGAGATGGTGCTGATCGCCGCCGACATCGCCGCGCATGCGCCGGACGGACGCTTTACGGCAGCGGAGTTTCGCGACCGCCTCGATAACGGGCGCAAGGTCGCCATCCAGATCCTGGAATGCTTCGACAGGCAGGGTGTTATGCTCAATCGCGGCACGCGACGCAGCCTGCGCGCCGACTATCTTGATCTCTATGGAAGAGAAGCGTCCCCGGTGGGGCGTCCGGACTTCAAATCCGGGTGA
- the fdhE gene encoding formate dehydrogenase accessory protein FdhE → MKQAEAPPNAKWSGPSHAGVKSPDPIIVPDRQRRFAAAAARLEALAPGHPLADWLLFMAAVSRAQHAVATTIAPSAILPAADVARAVEARLPPLAADGHGRDPAWREGLRLLLAEIESIALPPPAIEAIDYLRGLDDSGLDALADRFLRGSVMPAETAAAVYIAAALQVYFTVSASRLAVADLRLLEERNLCPSCGSPSVAGMVTATGLTPGTRYLHCSLCATAWNHVRVICITCGGTRLLQVQAIEGDNGLVKAETCGECHTYSKLLYQVQDMQVDAMADDLASLGLDIMVAEAGFSRHAPNPFLLVANTAEID, encoded by the coding sequence GTGAAGCAAGCCGAAGCGCCACCCAACGCCAAATGGAGCGGCCCCTCGCATGCGGGCGTGAAGTCGCCCGACCCGATCATCGTGCCGGACCGCCAGCGGCGTTTCGCCGCGGCAGCGGCTCGCCTGGAGGCGCTGGCGCCGGGCCATCCGCTCGCGGACTGGCTGCTTTTCATGGCGGCCGTGTCGCGCGCGCAGCACGCGGTGGCCACCACGATCGCCCCGTCGGCCATCCTGCCTGCCGCCGACGTCGCGCGCGCCGTCGAGGCACGCCTCCCACCGCTGGCGGCCGACGGCCATGGCCGCGACCCGGCCTGGCGTGAGGGGCTCCGGCTGCTGCTCGCCGAGATCGAGTCCATCGCCTTGCCACCGCCTGCCATCGAGGCCATCGATTATCTCCGTGGCCTGGACGACAGCGGCCTCGATGCGCTCGCCGACCGTTTCCTGCGCGGCAGCGTTATGCCGGCGGAAACGGCCGCTGCCGTGTACATCGCGGCGGCGTTGCAGGTGTACTTCACCGTCTCCGCGTCGCGCCTGGCCGTGGCCGACCTGCGCCTGCTCGAAGAGCGCAATCTCTGCCCCTCCTGCGGCTCGCCCAGCGTCGCCGGCATGGTCACCGCGACGGGACTTACCCCGGGCACCCGCTACCTGCACTGCTCGCTGTGCGCCACCGCGTGGAACCACGTGCGGGTCATCTGTATTACCTGCGGTGGCACGCGCCTGCTGCAGGTCCAGGCCATCGAGGGCGACAACGGCCTGGTCAAGGCGGAGACCTGTGGCGAGTGCCACACGTACAGCAAGCTGCTCTACCAGGTGCAGGACATGCAGGTGGACGCCATGGCCGACGACCTGGCCTCGCTGGGGCTGGACATCATGGTCGCCGAGGCCGGTTTCTCGCGGCACGCGCCCAACCCCTTCCTGCTGGTCGCCAACACCGCGGAGATCGACTAG
- a CDS encoding permease has protein sequence MTVASRNRYATRWLVFGLLVVAGLFYVKWYPYYGRAFDAAAHHSIGHSILMGDADAAPSPSWSAAVDYALAYGKAIWKAMVLGLLLGSAVQALLPATAIQRMLGRANFGSTLAGGLLGIPGMMCTCCAAPVVAGLRQQRAAPGASVAFWLSNTLLNPATLVFTGFVLGWQWVGLRIALAIPMVFGLGWLANRLAGPATVAPLDVPVVAESRSAASVARRWLEIFVRMTLRLIPEYIVIVLALGAARAWLFPHIGPEIGNEWYWIAGLAIAGMLFVIPTAGEVPIVQAMLALGMGAGPAAALLFTLPPVSLPSLAMLGRSLPWRLLVALAAAVVAFGVLGGAIAAAAGMR, from the coding sequence ATGACGGTCGCTTCGCGCAACCGGTACGCCACACGCTGGCTCGTGTTCGGCCTGCTGGTGGTGGCCGGTCTTTTCTACGTCAAGTGGTACCCGTACTACGGCCGCGCCTTCGACGCTGCCGCCCATCACTCCATCGGCCATTCCATCCTGATGGGTGATGCGGATGCCGCGCCTTCGCCCTCGTGGAGCGCCGCCGTGGATTACGCGCTGGCGTACGGCAAGGCCATCTGGAAGGCCATGGTGCTCGGCCTGCTGCTCGGGTCAGCCGTCCAGGCGCTGCTGCCCGCGACGGCGATCCAGCGCATGCTCGGCCGCGCCAATTTCGGCAGCACGCTTGCCGGCGGCCTGCTGGGCATTCCCGGCATGATGTGCACCTGCTGCGCGGCGCCCGTGGTGGCGGGCCTGCGCCAACAGCGTGCCGCGCCGGGCGCATCCGTCGCCTTCTGGCTCAGCAACACCCTGCTCAACCCTGCGACGCTCGTGTTCACCGGCTTTGTCCTCGGCTGGCAGTGGGTCGGCCTGCGCATCGCCCTGGCCATTCCCATGGTGTTTGGCCTGGGCTGGCTGGCCAACCGGCTGGCGGGGCCGGCTACCGTCGCGCCGCTCGACGTGCCCGTCGTCGCGGAGTCGCGTTCCGCCGCCAGCGTGGCGAGACGCTGGCTCGAGATCTTCGTTCGCATGACGCTGCGCCTGATTCCCGAGTACATCGTCATCGTCCTCGCGCTCGGCGCGGCTCGCGCCTGGTTGTTCCCGCACATTGGTCCGGAGATTGGCAACGAGTGGTACTGGATCGCCGGACTCGCCATCGCCGGGATGCTGTTCGTCATTCCCACGGCAGGCGAGGTGCCGATCGTGCAGGCGATGCTCGCCCTCGGGATGGGCGCGGGCCCGGCCGCGGCGCTGCTGTTCACGCTGCCGCCGGTGAGCCTGCCGTCGCTGGCCATGCTCGGGCGTTCCCTGCCCTGGCGGTTGCTCGTGGCACTGGCCGCCGCCGTGGTGGCCTTCGGGGTGCTTGGCGGGGCCATCGCGGCGGCCGCGGGCATGCGTTGA
- the selD gene encoding selenide, water dikinase SelD: MNPPRLTDLAHGGGCGCKLAPSVLQALLADKATALPFSQLLVGNESSDDAAVWQVDDRTCVIATTDFFMPVVDDPYDFGRIAAANALSDVYAMGGKPIMALAILGMPLGKLDVETVRLILAGGEAVCAEAGIPVAGGHSIDTAEPIYGLAAIGLCAPSEVRRNSGAKPGDVLILTKGLGVGVYSAAFKKDALPKDAYDEMIASTTLLNRVGHTLAQDTDVHAITDVTGFGLLGHAMEMARGSGARLRIDESRVPFLTQAKALVQAGYVTGASKRNWASYGEGVALPDGIADWRRDLLTDPQTSGGLLVSCKPDRAGDLRAMIDAAGYPRASIIGEVTAGTPGVDVV, translated from the coding sequence ATGAATCCTCCTCGTTTGACGGATCTTGCCCACGGTGGCGGCTGCGGCTGCAAACTGGCGCCCTCCGTCCTGCAGGCCTTGCTGGCCGACAAGGCCACGGCGCTGCCGTTCTCGCAGCTCCTTGTCGGTAACGAATCCAGCGATGATGCGGCCGTGTGGCAGGTCGACGACCGCACCTGTGTGATCGCCACGACGGATTTCTTCATGCCGGTGGTGGATGACCCCTACGACTTCGGCCGCATCGCCGCGGCGAATGCGTTGTCGGACGTCTACGCCATGGGTGGCAAGCCGATCATGGCGCTGGCCATCCTGGGCATGCCGTTGGGCAAGCTCGATGTCGAAACCGTGCGCCTGATCCTCGCCGGTGGCGAAGCGGTCTGCGCGGAGGCGGGTATTCCCGTCGCTGGCGGCCATTCGATCGACACCGCCGAGCCGATCTACGGCCTGGCGGCCATCGGCCTGTGTGCGCCCTCGGAAGTCCGCCGCAATAGCGGTGCGAAACCGGGTGACGTGCTGATCCTGACCAAGGGGCTGGGTGTCGGCGTGTACTCGGCCGCGTTCAAGAAAGACGCCTTGCCGAAAGACGCCTACGACGAAATGATCGCGTCCACGACGCTGTTGAACCGCGTCGGGCACACGCTGGCCCAGGATACGGATGTCCACGCGATCACCGACGTCACGGGCTTCGGCTTGCTGGGCCATGCGATGGAGATGGCGCGTGGCAGTGGCGCGCGGCTGCGCATTGATGAATCGCGCGTGCCGTTCCTGACGCAGGCAAAGGCCCTGGTCCAGGCGGGCTATGTCACCGGCGCATCGAAGCGCAACTGGGCCAGTTATGGCGAAGGCGTCGCGTTGCCCGACGGCATCGCCGACTGGCGCCGCGACCTGCTCACCGATCCGCAGACGTCCGGTGGACTTCTCGTGTCATGCAAGCCCGACAGGGCCGGCGATCTGCGGGCGATGATCGATGCGGCGGGTTATCCGCGCGCAAGCATCATCGGTGAGGTCACAGCCGGCACGCCGGGCGTCGACGTGGTGTAG
- a CDS encoding formate dehydrogenase subunit gamma has product MTRPANAITRYTTVNRINHWINAGLFILLLLSGLSMFHPILFWLSGLFGGGQWARAAHPWFGVCLVVSWIGMIIQFWRENLPNRDDVEWSKAIVHVAMNDDEHVPPIGRNNAGQKLVFWSMTFLIPVLFFTGLLMWEVYFGKSTPIEVQRVAILIHSLCAFAAILVFVVHVYAAIWIRDSVRSMTQGYVTPGWAWHHHRKWFHHLIGYRRSDDRPGKHT; this is encoded by the coding sequence ATGACCCGTCCTGCCAACGCCATCACGCGGTACACCACGGTGAACCGCATCAACCACTGGATCAACGCGGGCCTGTTCATCCTGTTGCTGTTGTCCGGGCTGTCGATGTTCCATCCGATCCTGTTCTGGCTGTCCGGCCTGTTCGGCGGCGGCCAGTGGGCCCGTGCGGCGCATCCGTGGTTCGGCGTGTGCCTGGTGGTGAGCTGGATCGGCATGATCATCCAGTTCTGGCGGGAAAACCTGCCCAATCGCGACGACGTCGAATGGTCCAAGGCCATCGTGCACGTGGCCATGAACGACGACGAGCATGTGCCGCCGATCGGCCGGAACAACGCCGGCCAGAAGCTGGTGTTCTGGTCGATGACCTTCCTGATCCCGGTGCTGTTCTTCACGGGATTGCTGATGTGGGAGGTGTACTTCGGCAAGTCCACGCCGATTGAAGTACAGCGCGTGGCCATCCTCATCCACAGCCTGTGCGCCTTCGCCGCCATCCTGGTCTTCGTCGTCCATGTCTACGCCGCGATCTGGATCCGTGACTCCGTGCGCAGCATGACCCAGGGCTACGTCACCCCGGGCTGGGCCTGGCATCACCACCGCAAGTGGTTCCATCACCTGATCGGTTATCGTCGTAGTGACGACCGTCCCGGGAAGCACACGTGA